One region of Elusimicrobiota bacterium genomic DNA includes:
- a CDS encoding TRAP transporter small permease subunit, which yields MALLAVMVTLAFAQVVLRHFGLGLLWGETVLKHLVLWTGFLGAALAAASEKHFAWEAAHVGAPESWRPWLRLTANLAGAAITALLLRASWTYFIDDRANPSELLNVGGLAVQSWVAAAGIPAGFALVLIHILFKSADAAAEAAGK from the coding sequence GTGGCGCTCCTCGCGGTCATGGTGACGCTCGCCTTCGCCCAGGTGGTCCTGCGCCATTTCGGCCTCGGCCTATTGTGGGGGGAGACGGTCCTCAAGCATCTGGTCCTCTGGACGGGCTTCCTCGGCGCCGCGCTCGCCGCCGCCTCCGAGAAGCACTTCGCCTGGGAGGCCGCGCACGTCGGCGCGCCGGAGAGCTGGAGGCCCTGGCTGCGCCTGACGGCGAACCTCGCGGGCGCGGCGATCACCGCGCTCCTGCTCCGGGCCTCGTGGACCTATTTCATCGACGACCGGGCCAACCCCTCCGAGCTCCTGAACGTCGGCGGGCTGGCGGTCCAGTCCTGGGTCGCGGCGGCGGGCATCCCCGCGGGCTTCGCGCTGGTGCTGATCCACATACTGTTCAAGAGCGCCGACGCCGCCGCCGAGGCGGCCGGGAAATGA